Proteins co-encoded in one Pseudomonas fluorescens genomic window:
- a CDS encoding carboxypeptidase regulatory-like domain-containing protein: protein MKRVLKFVLPVAAAAVLLFPLMTQAASLEPIDNSAVQAQQQEQNGIRYLAGGIGLDESKAIQQSAGYNLHMTFAVGMQNLYTADVDVMIQKAPGQTVLTLNQTGPLVYVQLPPGKYTVVATRNGETRRDAAEIGGGAARNLVFHWNDNS from the coding sequence ATGAAACGCGTTCTTAAATTCGTGCTGCCCGTTGCCGCTGCGGCGGTGTTGCTGTTTCCGCTCATGACGCAGGCTGCAAGTCTGGAGCCGATCGACAATTCCGCTGTGCAGGCTCAGCAGCAAGAGCAAAACGGTATTCGCTATCTGGCCGGCGGGATTGGCCTGGATGAGTCGAAAGCCATTCAGCAATCCGCTGGCTACAACCTGCACATGACCTTCGCCGTCGGCATGCAAAACCTGTACACCGCCGATGTCGATGTGATGATCCAGAAAGCCCCCGGCCAAACCGTGCTGACGCTGAATCAGACCGGGCCATTGGTGTATGTGCAGTTACCGCCCGGCAAGTACACGGTCGTCGCTACCCGCAATGGTGAAACGCGTCGGGATGCGGCCGAAATAGGCGGCGGTGCAGCGCGCAATCTGGTGTTCCACTGGAACGACAACAGCTAG
- a CDS encoding DsbA family oxidoreductase, which translates to MTPTVTIDFVSDVVCPWCALGATALEQAIGNLAGEVSVELTYKPFELNPDMPAEGEPAVQHLMRKYGRTAEDVAAGKKMQIERGKAIGFEFDLEKRTHFHNTFDAHRLLMWAAQEGRQVVLKKILLRAYFRDGDNPNDHPTLIRLATEAGLEAARARKVLASDEFASEVRQLQAFYRQHGINSVPALILNGKHLVSGSQSVEYYEQMLKQLASA; encoded by the coding sequence ATGACCCCGACCGTGACCATCGATTTCGTTTCCGACGTGGTGTGCCCCTGGTGCGCACTCGGGGCGACGGCGCTGGAGCAGGCGATCGGCAATCTGGCCGGCGAGGTTTCGGTGGAGCTGACCTACAAGCCCTTCGAACTCAACCCGGACATGCCCGCCGAAGGTGAACCGGCGGTGCAGCACCTGATGCGCAAATACGGTCGCACCGCCGAAGACGTTGCCGCCGGCAAAAAGATGCAAATCGAGCGCGGCAAGGCCATCGGTTTCGAGTTCGACCTGGAGAAACGCACGCACTTTCACAACACCTTCGATGCCCATCGATTGCTGATGTGGGCAGCGCAGGAAGGGCGGCAAGTCGTGCTGAAAAAGATCCTGCTGCGCGCTTACTTCCGCGACGGCGACAACCCCAACGATCACCCGACGCTGATCCGTCTGGCGACCGAAGCGGGGCTGGAGGCGGCGAGGGCCCGCAAGGTGCTGGCCAGCGACGAATTCGCCAGTGAAGTGCGGCAACTGCAGGCGTTTTACCGACAGCACGGGATCAACTCGGTGCCCGCGCTGATCCTGAACGGTAAGCATCTGGTCTCCGGTTCGCAATCGGTCGAGTACTACGAACAAATGCTGAAACAACTGGCTAGCGCCTGA
- a CDS encoding ABC transporter substrate-binding protein — protein MQNYKKVFLAAAVSLAFSAGAMAETLKMGIEAAYPPFNNKDASGQVVGFDKDIGDALCAKMKVECSVVTSDWDGIIPALNAKKFDFLISSLSITDERKGAVDFTDPYYSNKLQFIAPKNVDFKTDKDSLKGKIIGTQRATLAGTWLEDTYGSDIEVKLYDTQENAYLDLTSGRVDAILADKYANYDWLKTDAGKNYEFKGNAVVESDKIGIAVRKGDPLREKLNAALKEIVADGTYKKINDKYFPFSIY, from the coding sequence ATGCAGAACTACAAAAAGGTCTTCCTGGCCGCCGCCGTCTCCCTGGCGTTCAGCGCCGGCGCCATGGCCGAGACCCTGAAGATGGGCATCGAAGCCGCTTACCCGCCGTTCAACAATAAAGACGCCAGTGGCCAGGTCGTCGGTTTCGACAAAGACATCGGCGACGCCCTGTGCGCCAAGATGAAAGTCGAATGCAGCGTCGTGACTTCCGACTGGGACGGCATCATCCCGGCCCTGAACGCCAAGAAGTTCGACTTCCTGATTTCCTCGCTGTCGATCACCGACGAGCGCAAGGGCGCGGTGGACTTCACCGACCCGTACTACTCGAACAAGCTGCAGTTCATCGCGCCGAAAAACGTCGATTTCAAAACCGACAAGGACTCGCTCAAAGGCAAGATCATCGGTACGCAACGCGCGACCCTGGCCGGCACCTGGCTTGAAGACACTTACGGTAGCGATATCGAAGTCAAGCTCTATGACACTCAGGAAAACGCCTACCTGGACCTGACGTCCGGTCGTGTCGACGCGATTCTGGCCGACAAGTACGCCAACTATGACTGGCTGAAAACCGACGCAGGCAAGAACTACGAGTTCAAGGGCAACGCGGTCGTGGAAAGCGACAAGATCGGCATCGCCGTGCGCAAAGGTGACCCGCTGCGCGAGAAGCTGAACGCCGCATTGAAGGAAATCGTTGCCGACGGTACCTACAAGAAGATCAACGACAAGTACTTCCCGTTCAGCATCTACTGA
- a CDS encoding FkbM family methyltransferase, translated as MTFISYAQNFEDVRLWRALQYFENGFYIDVGANDPIHDSVTKAFYDRGWQGINVEPMQNYYDALRHHRPRDTTLQCVASDQPGQLTFYGIPDTGLSTADPVVAQQRKNLGMDVQSLTVTARTLTSICEEHAAERPIHFLKIDVEGHEETVLRGMDFGRFRPWIILIETPWERDHTWEHLVTDAGYTNVLFDGLNSFFLANEHINLKPAFDLPPCNLDNFQLCKGHNLAHPVNPALETALQRAEHAEAELRAMQNSRTWRAVQKLRNVLRRA; from the coding sequence GTGACGTTCATTTCTTACGCACAGAATTTCGAGGACGTTCGCCTTTGGCGCGCCCTGCAGTATTTTGAAAACGGGTTTTATATCGACGTCGGCGCCAATGACCCGATCCACGACTCGGTCACCAAAGCCTTTTATGATCGCGGCTGGCAGGGCATCAATGTCGAACCGATGCAGAACTATTACGACGCGCTCCGCCACCATCGCCCCCGCGACACCACGCTGCAATGCGTGGCCAGCGACCAGCCGGGCCAACTGACCTTCTACGGCATTCCCGACACCGGCCTGTCCACCGCTGACCCGGTCGTTGCGCAACAGCGCAAAAACCTCGGCATGGACGTGCAAAGCCTCACCGTCACCGCACGCACACTGACCTCGATCTGCGAAGAACACGCCGCCGAGCGGCCGATCCACTTCCTGAAAATCGACGTCGAGGGCCACGAAGAAACCGTCCTGCGCGGGATGGACTTCGGCCGCTTCCGCCCCTGGATCATCCTCATCGAAACCCCATGGGAGCGCGACCACACCTGGGAACACCTGGTGACCGACGCCGGCTACACCAACGTCCTGTTCGACGGCCTCAACAGCTTCTTCCTCGCCAACGAACACATCAACCTCAAACCCGCGTTCGACCTGCCACCGTGCAACCTCGACAACTTCCAGCTGTGCAAAGGCCACAACCTCGCCCACCCGGTAAACCCGGCCCTGGAAACCGCCCTGCAACGCGCCGAACACGCCGAAGCCGAACTGCGCGCCATGCAAAACAGCCGCACCTGGCGCGCTGTACAAAAACTGCGCAACGTCCTGCGCCGGGCGTGA
- the gabP gene encoding GABA permease → MSSTQSSNGLEQGLKPRHVTMLSIAGVIGAGLFVGSGHAIAAAGPAVLLAYAAAGMLVVLVMRMLGEMAVASPDTGSFSTYADRAIGHWAGFTIGWLYWWFWVLVIPLEANAAATILHAWFPSVEIWAFALIITMLLTVTNLFSVKNYGEFEFWFALLKVVAIIGFIILGVAAIFGFLPNSQVSGVSHIFDTQGFLPNGLGAVLGAILTTMFSFMGTEIVTIAAAESKNPGKQISKATNSVIWRIGLFYLVSIFIVVALVPWNDPALASLGSYQTVLERMGIPNAKMIVDIVVLVAVTSCLNSALYTSSRMLFSLGKRGDAPAMATRTNKSGTPYWAVMLSTGAAFLCTFANYVAPAAVFEFLLASSGAIALLVYLVIAISQLRMRKQRMARGEKIVFSMWLFPGLTYAVIVFIVAALTIMLFQDAHRVEILATGLLSLVVVATGMLVARRRKAEKRGAVVLN, encoded by the coding sequence ATGAGCAGTACCCAAAGCTCCAATGGCCTCGAACAGGGGCTCAAACCGCGTCATGTGACCATGCTGTCGATCGCCGGTGTGATCGGTGCAGGTCTGTTCGTCGGCTCCGGCCACGCGATCGCCGCCGCCGGCCCGGCCGTGCTGCTGGCCTACGCCGCTGCCGGCATGCTGGTTGTGCTGGTCATGCGCATGCTCGGCGAAATGGCCGTTGCCTCGCCGGATACCGGCTCCTTCTCGACTTATGCCGACCGCGCCATCGGTCATTGGGCCGGTTTTACCATCGGCTGGTTGTACTGGTGGTTCTGGGTTCTGGTGATCCCGCTGGAGGCCAACGCCGCCGCGACCATCCTGCATGCCTGGTTCCCGAGCGTGGAGATCTGGGCCTTCGCGCTGATCATCACCATGCTGCTGACGGTGACCAACCTGTTCAGCGTAAAAAACTACGGTGAGTTCGAATTCTGGTTCGCCCTGCTCAAAGTCGTGGCGATCATCGGTTTCATCATTCTGGGTGTGGCGGCGATTTTCGGTTTCCTGCCGAACAGCCAGGTGAGCGGTGTGTCGCACATTTTTGACACCCAGGGCTTCCTGCCAAACGGCCTGGGCGCTGTATTGGGCGCGATCCTGACCACCATGTTTTCCTTCATGGGTACCGAGATCGTGACCATCGCGGCCGCGGAATCGAAGAACCCTGGCAAGCAGATTTCCAAGGCCACCAACTCGGTGATCTGGCGGATCGGTTTGTTCTACCTCGTATCGATTTTCATCGTCGTGGCCCTGGTGCCATGGAACGATCCAGCGCTGGCCAGCCTTGGCTCCTACCAGACTGTGCTTGAGCGCATGGGCATCCCGAACGCCAAGATGATCGTCGATATCGTGGTGCTGGTCGCTGTGACCAGTTGCCTGAACTCGGCGCTGTACACCTCTTCGCGCATGCTGTTCTCCCTCGGCAAACGTGGCGATGCCCCGGCCATGGCGACCCGCACCAACAAGAGCGGCACCCCTTACTGGGCGGTGATGCTGTCCACAGGCGCAGCGTTCCTGTGCACCTTCGCCAACTACGTGGCTCCGGCTGCGGTGTTCGAGTTCCTGTTGGCCAGCTCCGGCGCCATCGCGCTGCTGGTGTACCTGGTGATCGCGATTTCGCAACTGCGCATGCGTAAGCAGCGCATGGCTCGCGGTGAAAAAATCGTCTTCAGCATGTGGCTGTTCCCGGGCCTGACCTACGCGGTGATCGTGTTCATCGTGGCGGCCCTGACCATCATGTTGTTCCAGGACGCCCACCGCGTGGAAATCCTCGCGACGGGCCTGCTGAGCCTGGTAGTTGTTGCGACCGGCATGCTCGTGGCGCGTCGTCGCAAGGCAGAAAAGCGTGGTGCGGTGGTGTTGAACTGA
- a CDS encoding ABC transporter permease gives MNWEVIIKWLPKLAQGATLTLELVAIAVIAGLLLAIPLGIARSSKLWYVRALPYAYIFFFRGTPLLVQLFLVYYGLAQFDAVRSSSLWPYLRDPFWCATATMTLHTAAYIAEILRGAIQAIPPGEIEAARALGMSRPKALFYIILPRAARIGLPAYSNEVILMLKASALASTVTLLELTGMARTIIARTYLPVEIFFAAGLFYLVMAYVLVRGFKLLERWLRVDACQGR, from the coding sequence ATGAACTGGGAAGTCATTATCAAGTGGCTGCCGAAACTGGCGCAGGGCGCGACCCTGACTCTGGAACTGGTGGCCATCGCAGTCATCGCCGGTCTGCTGCTGGCGATCCCGCTGGGCATCGCCCGCTCTTCGAAGCTGTGGTACGTGCGCGCTTTGCCCTACGCCTACATCTTCTTTTTCCGTGGCACGCCGTTGCTGGTTCAACTGTTCCTGGTCTATTACGGCCTGGCGCAGTTCGACGCGGTACGCAGCAGCTCGCTGTGGCCGTACCTGCGTGATCCGTTCTGGTGCGCGACCGCGACCATGACGCTGCACACCGCGGCGTACATCGCCGAGATCCTGCGCGGCGCAATCCAGGCCATTCCGCCGGGTGAAATCGAAGCGGCGCGGGCTCTGGGCATGTCCCGGCCGAAAGCGCTGTTCTACATCATCCTGCCGCGTGCTGCGCGCATCGGCCTGCCGGCCTACAGCAACGAAGTGATTCTGATGCTCAAGGCCAGCGCCCTGGCCAGCACCGTGACGCTGCTGGAACTGACCGGCATGGCGCGCACGATCATTGCCCGTACTTACCTGCCGGTGGAGATCTTCTTCGCTGCCGGCTTGTTCTACCTGGTGATGGCCTACGTGCTGGTTCGCGGTTTCAAACTGCTGGAACGCTGGCTGCGCGTCGATGCGTGCCAGGGACGCTGA
- a CDS encoding tautomerase family protein has protein sequence MPFVSVRITRDGVTREQKAQVIAEITETLERVLNKRPDLTHIVIEEVDTDNWGYAGITTTEYRRQLAERGQS, from the coding sequence ATGCCATTTGTCAGCGTACGCATCACCCGCGACGGCGTTACCCGCGAGCAGAAAGCTCAGGTGATCGCCGAAATCACTGAAACCCTGGAGCGCGTCCTCAACAAACGCCCGGACCTGACCCACATCGTGATCGAAGAAGTCGACACCGATAACTGGGGCTACGCCGGCATCACCACCACCGAATACCGCCGACAGCTGGCGGAACGGGGCCAGTCATGA
- a CDS encoding alpha/beta hydrolase family protein — MNLQSATLPLSQLSAESEPFHEPAADGYLLGGFTWRHASPDPQRPLVIINAATSVRCRHYSRFAAYLFANGFDVIIYDYRGIGESRPKSMRHLQASWTDWGALDFEAILKRAQREFPGQPIDVVGHSFGGCAAGLGASGHLIRRLVTVGAQFAYWRDYAPEHRWRMFGKWHLLMPLVTLFCGYFPGKRLGWLEDTPAGVVRDWSTPDARYERRPSGRTIADLPFANVRAKALAISISDDPYGTIPAIERLLDYFHNAQKTHLRIEPQDIGEQEVGHFAFFRSAYQATLWPIALTWLQTGALAPDTPGRQVPRS; from the coding sequence ATGAACCTACAAAGCGCGACACTGCCACTCAGTCAGCTGTCAGCGGAAAGCGAGCCCTTCCACGAGCCCGCCGCCGACGGCTATTTGCTCGGCGGTTTCACCTGGCGTCACGCGTCTCCTGATCCACAGCGCCCGCTGGTGATCATCAACGCCGCCACGTCCGTGCGCTGCCGCCACTACTCGCGCTTCGCGGCGTATCTGTTCGCCAACGGCTTCGACGTGATCATTTACGACTACCGGGGCATTGGTGAGTCGCGGCCAAAGTCGATGAGGCATTTGCAGGCTTCATGGACGGATTGGGGCGCGCTGGATTTCGAGGCGATTCTCAAACGAGCACAGCGGGAGTTTCCCGGTCAGCCGATCGATGTGGTCGGGCACAGTTTCGGTGGCTGTGCAGCAGGCCTGGGGGCATCCGGACATCTGATCCGACGACTGGTGACGGTCGGCGCGCAGTTCGCTTACTGGCGCGATTACGCGCCCGAGCACCGCTGGCGGATGTTCGGCAAATGGCACCTGCTGATGCCGCTGGTCACGCTGTTCTGTGGCTATTTTCCGGGCAAGCGACTTGGCTGGCTGGAAGACACGCCCGCTGGCGTGGTCCGCGACTGGAGCACGCCCGACGCACGTTATGAGCGGCGCCCGAGCGGTAGAACAATCGCCGACTTGCCCTTCGCCAACGTCCGGGCCAAAGCCCTGGCAATCAGCATCAGCGACGATCCCTACGGCACGATTCCCGCCATCGAACGCCTGCTCGATTACTTCCACAACGCGCAAAAGACCCACCTGCGAATCGAGCCGCAGGACATCGGCGAACAAGAAGTCGGACATTTCGCCTTTTTTCGCAGCGCATACCAAGCCACACTATGGCCCATCGCGCTGACCTGGCTGCAGACCGGCGCACTGGCCCCCGATACACCGGGGCGGCAAGTGCCGCGCAGTTGA
- a CDS encoding ABC transporter ATP-binding protein, with protein MAEATPALEIRNLHKRYGQLEVLKGISLTARDGDVISILGSSGSGKSTFLRCINLLENPHQGQILVAGEELKLKAAKNGELVAADGKQINRLRSEIGFVFQNFNLWPHMSVLDNIIEAPRRVLGQSKAEAIEVAEALLAKVGIADKRHAYPAQLSGGQQQRAAIARTLAMQPKVILFDEPTSALDPEMVQEVLNVIRALAEEGRTMLLVTHEMGFARQVSSEVVFLHQGLVEEQGSPQQVFDNPLSARCKQFMSSNR; from the coding sequence ATGGCTGAGGCCACGCCCGCGCTTGAAATCCGCAACCTGCACAAACGCTACGGACAGCTTGAGGTGCTCAAAGGCATCTCGCTGACCGCCCGCGACGGCGATGTGATCTCGATCCTCGGTTCCTCCGGTTCCGGCAAGTCCACGTTCCTGCGTTGCATCAACCTGTTGGAAAACCCGCACCAGGGCCAGATCCTGGTCGCCGGCGAAGAACTCAAGCTCAAGGCCGCCAAGAATGGCGAACTGGTTGCCGCCGACGGCAAGCAGATCAATCGCCTGCGCTCCGAGATTGGTTTTGTATTTCAAAACTTTAATCTGTGGCCGCACATGAGTGTGCTCGACAACATCATCGAAGCCCCGCGCCGCGTGCTCGGCCAGAGCAAGGCCGAAGCCATCGAAGTCGCCGAAGCCCTGCTGGCCAAGGTCGGCATCGCCGACAAGCGCCACGCCTACCCGGCGCAGCTGTCCGGCGGCCAGCAACAGCGCGCGGCGATTGCCCGCACACTGGCGATGCAGCCCAAGGTGATCCTGTTCGACGAGCCCACCTCCGCCCTTGACCCGGAAATGGTCCAGGAAGTACTTAATGTCATCCGCGCATTGGCCGAAGAAGGCCGCACCATGCTGCTCGTGACCCACGAAATGGGGTTCGCCCGTCAGGTGTCCAGTGAAGTGGTATTCCTCCACCAGGGCCTGGTCGAAGAGCAAGGATCGCCACAGCAGGTGTTCGACAACCCGCTTTCGGCGCGCTGCAAACAATTCATGTCCAGCAACCGCTAA
- a CDS encoding ABC transporter permease: MIIDLYGFGPALAAGALMTVKLALTALCLGLVLGLLGALAKTSPYKPLQWLGGTYSTLVRGVPELLWVLLIYFGTVNAMRALGEFFGNPDLELSAFAAGVIALGLCFGAYATEVFRGAILAIPKGHREAGVALGLSKWRIFTKLIMPQMWRIALPGLGNLFMILMKDTALVSVIGLEEIMRHAQIGVTVSKQPFTFYMVAALMYLCLTVLAMTGMHFLEKRAARGFARSAQ; encoded by the coding sequence ATGATTATCGACCTCTACGGATTCGGCCCGGCGCTCGCCGCCGGTGCGCTGATGACCGTCAAACTGGCACTTACGGCTCTGTGTCTCGGGCTGGTGCTCGGTCTGCTCGGCGCCCTGGCCAAGACTTCCCCGTACAAGCCGCTGCAATGGCTTGGCGGCACTTATTCGACCCTGGTACGCGGCGTCCCGGAATTGCTCTGGGTATTGCTGATCTACTTCGGTACGGTCAATGCGATGCGCGCGCTCGGGGAGTTCTTCGGCAATCCCGATCTGGAACTCAGCGCCTTCGCCGCCGGCGTCATCGCGCTGGGCCTGTGCTTCGGCGCCTACGCCACGGAAGTGTTTCGTGGTGCGATTCTCGCCATTCCCAAAGGGCACCGTGAGGCTGGTGTGGCCCTGGGCCTGTCGAAATGGCGGATCTTCACCAAGCTGATCATGCCGCAGATGTGGCGCATCGCCCTGCCCGGTCTGGGTAACCTGTTCATGATCCTGATGAAGGACACCGCCCTGGTGTCGGTCATCGGCCTGGAAGAAATCATGCGTCACGCACAGATCGGCGTGACCGTGTCCAAACAGCCGTTCACCTTTTATATGGTCGCCGCCCTCATGTACCTGTGCCTGACGGTGCTGGCGATGACAGGCATGCACTTCCTGGAAAAACGCGCCGCACGCGGCTTCGCGAGGAGCGCTCAATGA
- a CDS encoding type II toxin-antitoxin system YafQ family toxin has product MAKPEKRQKRAERPKQASQTSEFKKSWDRYERAGRRDMNEVRKVMVMLFLGEQLPAEYVDHALNGDWTGFRECHIGGDFLMIYENTRPDLITFVDLGTHSELFK; this is encoded by the coding sequence ATGGCGAAACCGGAGAAAAGACAAAAACGCGCTGAGCGGCCTAAGCAGGCTTCACAAACGTCCGAGTTCAAGAAGTCCTGGGATCGTTACGAGCGTGCCGGGCGTCGAGATATGAATGAAGTTCGTAAGGTGATGGTCATGTTGTTTTTGGGCGAACAGTTGCCTGCGGAGTATGTGGATCATGCTCTAAACGGTGATTGGACTGGATTTCGCGAGTGTCACATCGGCGGTGACTTTTTGATGATTTACGAAAACACACGCCCAGATTTGATCACCTTCGTTGACTTGGGTACTCATTCCGAACTGTTCAAATAG
- a CDS encoding SDR family NAD(P)-dependent oxidoreductase — protein sequence MSNSKKTVVITGASQGLGEGMVKAFRELGYNIVATSRSIKPSNDPQILTIAGDIGDPATAQRVISEGVARFGRIDTLVNNAGIFVAKPFTAYTPDDYAAVLSVNLNGFFYITQLAIAEMEKQGKGHVVNITTSLVDHAIDGVPSVLASLTKGGLNAATKSLAIEYAKRGIRVNAVSPGIIKTPMHGAETHAALGALHPVGHMGEIDDIAQAVVYLDNANFVTGEILHVDGGQSAGH from the coding sequence ATGAGCAATTCGAAAAAAACCGTCGTCATCACTGGCGCCTCCCAAGGTCTGGGCGAAGGCATGGTCAAGGCCTTCCGTGAATTGGGCTACAACATCGTCGCCACTTCGCGCTCGATCAAACCGTCGAACGATCCGCAGATCCTGACCATCGCCGGCGACATCGGCGACCCGGCCACCGCTCAACGCGTGATCAGCGAAGGCGTGGCCCGCTTCGGCCGCATCGACACCCTGGTCAACAACGCCGGCATCTTCGTCGCCAAACCGTTCACCGCCTACACCCCGGACGACTACGCGGCGGTGCTGTCGGTCAACCTCAACGGCTTCTTCTACATCACCCAACTGGCCATCGCCGAGATGGAAAAACAAGGCAAGGGCCACGTGGTCAATATCACCACCAGCCTGGTCGACCACGCCATCGACGGCGTGCCCTCGGTCCTCGCGTCGCTGACCAAGGGCGGCCTCAACGCCGCCACCAAATCCCTGGCCATCGAATACGCCAAACGCGGAATCCGGGTAAACGCGGTATCGCCGGGCATCATCAAAACGCCGATGCATGGCGCGGAAACCCACGCGGCGCTGGGGGCTCTGCATCCGGTTGGGCACATGGGCGAGATCGACGATATTGCGCAGGCGGTCGTGTATCTCGATAACGCGAACTTTGTAACTGGTGAGATTCTGCATGTGGACGGCGGGCAGAGCGCTGGGCATTGA
- a CDS encoding type II toxin-antitoxin system RelB/DinJ family antitoxin yields MGALLKTTDVRCRIDEDLKARATEVLNACGLSISDAMRLFLRQVVATQGLPFEVRVPSEKTARAMMEARDIRQRFDSIDEMLRAADGETGEKTKTR; encoded by the coding sequence ATGGGTGCACTACTGAAAACCACCGATGTGCGTTGCCGCATTGATGAGGATTTGAAGGCGCGTGCCACTGAGGTTTTGAACGCTTGCGGGCTCAGTATTAGTGATGCCATGCGTCTGTTTCTTCGTCAGGTCGTGGCGACCCAAGGCTTGCCCTTTGAGGTGCGCGTCCCTTCAGAGAAGACCGCCCGCGCGATGATGGAAGCACGAGATATTCGCCAGCGTTTCGACTCGATAGATGAGATGCTGAGGGCTGCCGATGGCGAAACCGGAGAAAAGACAAAAACGCGCTGA
- a CDS encoding methyltransferase codes for MRARDADSSYVLTGEDLLARFTALDTFLTTHQALWKPRPFTHLHLPWEASCPELASWLRGRSLEEAENAHNNPAELLDAPEPFASLAALSLELSAVGELPAHSLEAAGHRLNVDVPGRKWQQIEAFASRLSFAAQPKHWLDWCSGKGHLGRRLLGADQQLTCLEYDPALVASGQALSQRHQLHALHVEQDVLAANTALLLNAEHTPVALHACGDLHVRLMQLASAAGCRQLAIAPCCYNRINRAEYQALSSAGSHSALQLSLEDLSLPMSETVTAGARVRRQRDTSMARRLAFDLLQRQVRGTDEYLPTPSLPSAWLDKPFADYCCDLAALKELSTIGSPDWVALEAAGCQRLAEVRNLELLRGLFRRPLELWLNLDRALFLTEQGYVVRLGTFCETPLTPRNLLLLAERP; via the coding sequence ATGCGTGCCAGGGACGCTGACTCTTCTTACGTGCTGACGGGCGAGGACTTACTCGCCCGCTTCACCGCACTGGATACATTTCTCACAACGCATCAGGCGCTGTGGAAACCCCGCCCGTTTACTCATCTGCATCTACCCTGGGAAGCATCCTGCCCGGAGCTGGCTTCGTGGCTACGCGGACGATCGCTGGAAGAGGCGGAAAACGCCCACAACAACCCTGCCGAACTTTTGGATGCACCCGAGCCCTTTGCTTCATTGGCAGCGTTGTCGCTTGAACTGAGTGCGGTGGGTGAGTTGCCTGCACACTCACTGGAAGCTGCCGGCCATCGCCTGAATGTCGATGTACCGGGGCGCAAATGGCAGCAGATCGAGGCCTTCGCCAGCCGCTTGTCGTTTGCCGCGCAACCGAAGCACTGGCTGGACTGGTGTTCGGGTAAAGGCCATTTGGGGCGGCGTCTGCTCGGTGCCGATCAGCAGCTCACTTGCCTGGAATATGATCCAGCGCTGGTCGCGAGCGGTCAGGCACTGAGTCAGCGTCATCAGTTGCACGCACTGCATGTCGAGCAGGATGTACTCGCCGCGAACACCGCTTTATTGCTGAACGCCGAACACACACCTGTTGCCCTGCACGCTTGTGGTGATCTGCATGTGCGGCTGATGCAACTGGCCAGCGCCGCAGGTTGCCGACAGTTGGCAATCGCTCCGTGCTGCTATAACCGGATCAATCGAGCGGAGTATCAGGCGTTATCTTCCGCCGGCTCGCACTCTGCCCTACAGCTGTCGCTGGAAGATCTGTCCCTGCCGATGAGCGAAACCGTCACCGCCGGTGCCCGTGTCCGACGTCAGCGCGACACTTCCATGGCCCGCCGGCTGGCTTTCGATTTGCTGCAGCGGCAAGTACGCGGCACCGACGAATACCTGCCGACGCCGTCGCTGCCGAGCGCATGGCTGGACAAACCGTTCGCCGATTACTGCTGCGACCTGGCAGCGTTGAAAGAGTTATCCACAATCGGCTCGCCGGATTGGGTAGCTCTCGAAGCCGCCGGTTGTCAGCGGTTGGCCGAAGTTCGCAACCTGGAATTGCTGCGCGGACTGTTCCGACGCCCGCTGGAGCTTTGGCTGAATCTTGATCGGGCACTTTTCCTCACCGAACAGGGATACGTCGTACGTCTCGGCACCTTCTGCGAAACGCCGCTCACACCGCGTAATTTACTGCTGCTGGCCGAGCGCCCGTAA
- a CDS encoding oxidative damage protection protein, whose amino-acid sequence MTRTVMCRKYKEQLEGLERPPYPGAKGQDIFEHVSAKAWADWQKHQTLLINEKRLNMMNAEDRKYLQGEMDKYFSGEEYAQAEGYVPPAE is encoded by the coding sequence ATGACCCGCACCGTAATGTGCCGCAAGTACAAAGAACAACTCGAAGGTCTGGAGCGCCCGCCGTACCCGGGCGCCAAGGGCCAGGACATCTTCGAACACGTCTCGGCCAAGGCCTGGGCCGACTGGCAGAAACACCAGACCCTGCTGATCAACGAAAAACGCCTGAACATGATGAACGCCGAAGACCGCAAATATCTGCAGGGCGAAATGGACAAGTACTTCTCCGGCGAGGAATACGCCCAGGCCGAAGGCTACGTTCCACCGGCCGAATAA